A single region of the Pseudomonas sp. GGS8 genome encodes:
- a CDS encoding DedA family protein translates to MDFNPIDLILHLDVYLDLLVTNYGSWIYAILFMVIFCETGLVVMPFLPGDSLLFIAGAVAAGGGMDPVLLGGLLMLAAILGDSTNYLVGRTVGERLFSNPNSKIFRRDYLQQTHDFYDKHGGKTVTLARFMPIIRTFAPFVAGVGKMPYPRFFAFSVFGTVLWVGGLVTLGYFFGNVPFIKKNLSLLVVGIILVSLLPMIIGVIRSRLANAASKAEPR, encoded by the coding sequence ATGGATTTCAACCCGATCGACCTTATCTTGCATCTCGACGTTTACCTCGACTTGCTGGTGACTAACTACGGGTCATGGATCTACGCCATCCTGTTTATGGTGATCTTCTGCGAAACCGGTCTGGTGGTGATGCCGTTCCTGCCGGGCGACTCCCTGCTGTTCATCGCCGGCGCCGTGGCGGCCGGTGGCGGCATGGACCCGGTATTGTTGGGCGGCCTGCTGATGCTGGCGGCGATCCTCGGTGACAGCACCAACTATCTGGTTGGCCGCACCGTCGGCGAACGGTTGTTCAGCAACCCGAATTCGAAAATCTTCCGCCGCGACTACTTGCAACAAACCCACGATTTCTACGACAAGCACGGCGGCAAAACCGTGACCCTGGCACGCTTCATGCCAATCATCCGTACCTTTGCCCCGTTCGTCGCCGGTGTCGGCAAAATGCCTTACCCGCGTTTCTTTGCCTTCAGCGTTTTCGGCACCGTCCTCTGGGTGGGTGGCCTGGTAACCCTCGGTTACTTCTTCGGCAACGTACCGTTCATCAAGAAAAACCTGTCACTGCTGGTGGTGGGTATCATCCTGGTGTCACTGCTACCGATGATCATCGGCGTGATCCGCAGCCGCCTCGCTAATGCTGCCTCCAAAGCTGAACCCCGCTGA
- a CDS encoding N-acetyltransferase: MRIIQATLEHLDLLTPLFVKYREFYGSLPYPDSSRAFLEKRLRRKESVIYLALADDDNNKLMGFCQLYPSFSSLSLKRVWILNDIYVAEDARRQLVADNLIRTAKKMAKETNAVRMRVSTSSNNEVAQKTYESIGFREDTEFKNYVLPISDGL; the protein is encoded by the coding sequence ATGCGGATTATTCAAGCGACCCTCGAACACCTGGACCTGCTGACCCCATTGTTCGTTAAATATCGCGAGTTTTACGGCTCTCTGCCGTATCCGGACTCGTCCCGAGCGTTCCTCGAAAAGCGCCTGCGGCGCAAAGAGTCGGTGATCTACCTGGCCCTGGCCGATGACGACAACAACAAATTGATGGGTTTCTGTCAGTTGTACCCGAGCTTTTCGTCTCTTTCGCTCAAACGCGTGTGGATCCTCAATGACATCTACGTCGCCGAAGACGCCCGCCGCCAGCTGGTGGCTGACAACCTGATCCGCACCGCGAAAAAAATGGCCAAGGAAACCAATGCCGTGCGCATGCGCGTTTCCACCAGCAGCAACAACGAAGTCGCGCAGAAAACCTACGAATCCATCGGGTTCAGGGAAGACACCGAGTTCAAGAACTACGTGTTGCCTATCAGTGACGGGCTTTAA